The Tamandua tetradactyla isolate mTamTet1 chromosome 23, mTamTet1.pri, whole genome shotgun sequence genome includes a window with the following:
- the DCUN1D3 gene encoding DCN1-like protein 3 encodes MGQCVTKCKNPSSTLGSKNGDRDPSNKSHSRRGAGHREEQVPACGKPGGDILVNGTKKAETATEVCQLPTSSGDAGREPKSNAEESSLQRLEELFRRYKDEREDAILEEGMERFCNDLCVDPTEFRVLLLAWKFQAATMCKFTRKEFFDGCKAISADSIDGICARFPSLLMEAKQEDKFKDLYRFTFQFGLDSEEGQRSLHREIAIALWKLVFTQNNPPVLDQWLNFLTENPSGIKGISRDTWNMFLNFTQVIGPDLSNYSEDEAWPSLFDTFVEWEMERRKREGEGRDALSSGPEGLCPEEQT; translated from the exons ATGGGCCAGTGTGTCACCAAGTGCAAGAATCCCTCCTCGACCCTGGGCAGCAAGAATGGAGACCGTGACCCCAGCAACAAGTCACACAGTAGGCGAGGAGCAGGCCACCGAGAGGAACAGGTGCCAGCCTGTGGCAAGCCAGGTGGGGATATCCTGGTCAATGGGACCAAGAAGGCAGAGACTGCCACCGAGGTCTGCCAGCTGCCAACGTCCTCAGGAGATGCTGGGAGGGAGCCCAAGTCCAATGCCGAGGAGTCTTCCTTGCAGAGGTTGGAAGAACTGTTCAGGCGTTATAAGGATGAACGGGAGGATGCAATTTTGGAGGAAGGCATGGAGCGCTTTTGCAATGACCTATGTGTTGACCCCACAGAATTTCGAGTGCTGCTTCTGGCTTGGAAGTTCCAGGCTGCTACCATGTGCAAATTTACCAG GAAGGAGTTTTTTGATGGCTGCAAAGCAATAAGTGCAGACAGCATTGATGGGATCTGTGCACGGTTCCCTAGCCTCTTAATGGAAGCCAAACAAGAGGATAAATTCAAGGATCTCTACCGGTTTACATTTCAGTTTGGCTTGGACTCCGAAGAAGGGCAGCGGTCACTGCATCGGGAAATAGCCATTGCTCTGTGGAAACTAGTCTTTACCCAGAACAATCCTCCGGTGTTGGACCAGTGGCTAAACTTCCTGACAGAGAACCCCTCGGGGATCAAGGGCATCTCCCGGGACACTTGGAACATGTTCCTTAACTTCACTCAGGTGATTGGCCCTGACCTCAGCAATTACAGCGAAGATGAGGCCTGGCCAAGTCTTTTTGATACCTTTGTGGAGTGGGAAATGGAGcgaaggaaaagagaaggtgaAGGGAGAGATGCACTCAGCTCAGGGCCCGAGGGCTTGTGTCCTGAGGAACAGACTTAA